In Nostoc sp. UHCC 0926, a single genomic region encodes these proteins:
- the hslO gene encoding Hsp33 family molecular chaperone HslO has translation MADQLIRATAAEGGIRAVGVVTTRLTEEARGRHKLSYVATAALGRTMAAGLLMASSMKRTGSRVNVRVKGDGPLGGILVDARLDGTVRGYVGNPSVELPPNAKGKLDVGGAVGGGYLYVVRDIGYGYPYSSTVELVSGEIGDDVAHYLVNSEQTPSALVLGVFVGASGVTAAGGLLLQVLPKAARDEALVKTLESRVASLAGFTPLLQAGKTLTEILSDLLGDMGLAIFPERQMLRFHCGCSFDRVLGALKILGEAELQDMIIKDNGAEATCDFCGNVYQASSEQLAQLIADLQAESTVSG, from the coding sequence ATGGCGGATCAGTTAATTCGTGCAACAGCAGCCGAAGGTGGGATTCGTGCCGTAGGTGTGGTTACCACACGTTTAACAGAAGAAGCACGGGGACGCCACAAACTTTCTTATGTGGCAACGGCAGCACTGGGTCGAACTATGGCGGCGGGCTTGTTGATGGCTTCTAGCATGAAGCGAACTGGGTCGAGGGTTAATGTTCGGGTGAAGGGCGATGGGCCTTTAGGTGGCATATTGGTAGATGCACGTTTAGATGGAACAGTACGCGGGTATGTGGGGAATCCATCTGTGGAATTACCTCCTAATGCTAAAGGTAAGCTAGACGTTGGTGGTGCGGTGGGTGGCGGCTACCTTTACGTTGTGCGGGATATCGGTTATGGTTACCCTTACTCTAGTACTGTAGAACTAGTTTCTGGCGAAATTGGCGATGATGTGGCTCATTATCTGGTGAACTCCGAACAAACACCTTCAGCTTTAGTTTTAGGTGTCTTCGTGGGAGCAAGTGGAGTAACGGCTGCTGGAGGATTACTGCTACAAGTGTTACCCAAAGCCGCCAGAGACGAAGCCTTAGTAAAAACCTTGGAATCACGGGTAGCTAGTCTAGCAGGATTTACGCCATTGTTGCAAGCTGGGAAGACTTTGACTGAAATCCTCAGCGACCTGCTAGGAGACATGGGGCTGGCAATCTTTCCTGAAAGACAAATGCTGCGCTTCCACTGTGGTTGTTCTTTTGATCGTGTTTTGGGGGCACTAAAGATTTTGGGAGAAGCTGAACTACAAGATATGATTATTAAAGATAATGGTGCTGAAGCAACTTGCGACTTTTGCGGCAACGTTTACCAGGCAAGTAGCGAGCAGTTAGCTCAACTAATTGCGGATTTGCAAGCTGAATCTACTGTTTCAGGATAA
- a CDS encoding chromosome segregation ATPase has protein sequence MTERDIPDSWSTGKAREPDQNTRLSRTEQFGETQPFDVPATDSNSKSVKRRKTAQLSRSPGKLPRWMKSWVWWPVLLMLITGGVGFLAMAMLLKLPAAPNCPSIFWPLASASVRIHCAQLAASKQTVNDLLQAIALVKQLPQNHPLHGEIDRFIQEWSRDILKLADQSFQTGNLEEAIATAEKIPEDVAAYKLVDEQIGKWQSIWSKAEATYNGAIAEVRERRWQSAFMLSAKMLRADNQYWATTKYDQLNRLIATAREDGDKLGKAENLASSKVVDNLLEAIKIAESIGQESYLYQKAQEAIPAFGRKMLELAQAKLDKRDADEALNIARQIPESAKLQGETDDFIALADAKRSAWIGNVSGLEAAIAQAQQIDPSRPVYNEAQQLIARWQLEIEDVAHLEKARILASQGTVPNLTAAIAQVQLIPASNPRATEARQEIGRWSAEVETIEDQPYLERAEQIAIFDDINSLQAAIAQASEIRRGRALYPEAQKKIRTWVGKIQRIQDQPYLDQAQELAQSGNLTAAISAAQQIASSGRALSREAQAAINDWEGQIRTRENWKKAQEVGASGTPEALVEAIRLADRVSNNSILRMDANLAIDQWSQQLLEIARSQGQSDIAKGIEIAKSIPRGSAAYSAAQEQIKTWQESLNPQPSPQPQPQPESQPFPPSTTTNGQ, from the coding sequence ATGACAGAGCGGGATATTCCAGACAGTTGGTCAACAGGCAAAGCAAGAGAGCCAGATCAAAACACAAGATTATCCCGAACAGAACAATTCGGTGAAACTCAACCATTTGATGTCCCAGCTACTGATTCTAACTCCAAGTCAGTGAAGCGGCGAAAAACTGCCCAACTCAGTAGAAGTCCTGGGAAATTGCCACGCTGGATGAAAAGCTGGGTGTGGTGGCCAGTACTGCTAATGTTAATTACCGGCGGTGTAGGATTCTTGGCAATGGCAATGCTGCTGAAGTTGCCAGCTGCCCCTAATTGCCCATCGATTTTCTGGCCCCTAGCTAGTGCTTCTGTGCGGATACACTGCGCTCAGTTGGCGGCTTCTAAACAGACAGTGAATGACCTACTGCAAGCGATCGCTCTGGTGAAGCAACTACCACAAAATCACCCGTTGCATGGAGAAATTGATCGTTTCATCCAAGAATGGTCGCGGGATATTTTGAAGCTAGCTGATCAAAGTTTCCAAACAGGGAATTTAGAGGAAGCGATCGCTACTGCTGAGAAAATACCCGAAGACGTAGCAGCTTATAAATTAGTCGATGAGCAAATTGGCAAATGGCAGTCAATTTGGTCAAAGGCAGAAGCCACATACAACGGTGCGATCGCCGAAGTCCGAGAACGGCGCTGGCAATCGGCATTCATGCTGTCCGCCAAAATGCTGCGCGCAGATAATCAATATTGGGCAACTACTAAATACGACCAATTGAATCGCCTGATTGCCACGGCGCGGGAAGATGGCGATAAGTTAGGAAAAGCTGAAAACTTAGCTTCTAGTAAAGTAGTCGATAATTTACTAGAAGCTATCAAGATAGCTGAGTCGATTGGGCAGGAAAGTTACCTTTACCAAAAAGCTCAGGAAGCGATTCCGGCATTTGGACGCAAAATGCTGGAGTTGGCACAGGCAAAACTAGACAAGCGGGATGCGGATGAAGCACTGAATATTGCCAGACAAATTCCAGAGAGTGCAAAACTACAGGGCGAAACAGATGACTTTATTGCCTTGGCTGACGCGAAAAGGAGTGCTTGGATAGGTAATGTTTCTGGTTTAGAGGCTGCGATCGCCCAAGCACAACAAATTGATCCTTCCAGACCAGTGTATAACGAAGCACAGCAACTGATTGCTCGTTGGCAGTTGGAAATTGAAGATGTTGCCCATCTAGAAAAAGCGAGAATATTGGCTAGCCAGGGAACAGTCCCTAATTTAACAGCAGCGATCGCTCAAGTGCAGCTGATCCCTGCTAGTAACCCCCGCGCCACAGAAGCTAGGCAAGAGATAGGTCGCTGGAGTGCCGAAGTTGAGACAATTGAAGACCAACCTTACTTAGAACGGGCCGAACAGATAGCAATATTCGACGATATCAACTCCTTGCAAGCTGCGATCGCCCAAGCCAGCGAAATTCGTAGAGGTCGTGCATTATATCCAGAAGCACAGAAAAAAATTCGTACTTGGGTAGGAAAGATTCAGCGAATTCAAGACCAACCCTACTTGGATCAAGCACAAGAACTAGCTCAGAGTGGAAATCTCACTGCCGCTATTAGCGCCGCTCAACAAATTGCCTCGTCGGGAAGGGCGCTTTCTAGGGAAGCACAAGCTGCGATAAATGACTGGGAAGGGCAAATCCGTACCAGAGAAAATTGGAAAAAAGCCCAGGAAGTGGGGGCTTCTGGTACGCCAGAAGCCTTGGTTGAAGCAATACGGTTGGCAGATCGGGTTTCAAACAATAGCATCTTACGGATGGATGCAAATCTGGCTATTGACCAGTGGAGTCAGCAATTGTTAGAAATAGCACGCTCTCAAGGTCAGTCTGATATTGCCAAAGGCATTGAGATTGCCAAATCGATTCCCCGTGGTAGTGCTGCTTACAGTGCAGCGCAAGAGCAAATTAAGACTTGGCAGGAATCTCTCAATCCTCAACCGTCACCTCAGCCTCAGCCTCAGCCTGAATCTCAACCATTTCCTCCATCAACTACTACTAATGGGCAGTAA